A single genomic interval of Helianthus annuus cultivar XRQ/B chromosome 13, HanXRQr2.0-SUNRISE, whole genome shotgun sequence harbors:
- the LOC110899583 gene encoding receptor-like protein EIX1: MGNTRWGLGIRLVFIICVFSMTASQKWLGGGNQTAPSCSIQERLALLKFKRSIKDDHGMLSSWGVGNDCCSWERVGCDDATGRVVSLQLRSNVKEDYYLIDRPYALGSKDYYYGDRDYYLEGDELNTCLTELVNLKHLDLSGNDFQQSQIPEFIGSFRQLRYLNLSDAGFTGNIPHQIGNLSNLKVLDLGTPQEYLLSHDMSWISGLPKLEHLDLSGVDLSRTQNLDNLLYMIPSLLKVSLSRCGLSVAHLGSHHLNTSRDLASMRHLDLSENGFRGQLPSLFLNMTSLAFLDLSENDVSMAWSFGNLLNMIPSLLELRLSRCGLQKVNLSLANLNFSTHSNMQHLDLSHNEIEGGFPSVLANMSSLMSLDLSENILNSSIPVMPNLLKLDISGNEFRQIEDVGIWRQCHLKELIVSYNHLEGEMVGPLTNASKCSQYALEILYLDMCGLKCSIPESLGRLTNLRSLDLSSNALTGAIPEALRNLRSLQELYLSANQLISPIPNFHSQLTKLRLNHNQLNGSIPESLGRLTALTEIFLNSNRFTGPIPVFLGRLTSLRVFSLSSNLLNGTIPNSIGKLTKLNVLDVSNNFIQGVVSEDHFANLSLLKYLDATSNNKLLFNISHEWIPPFQLKLIRLGSCKIGDNFPQWIRTQKNLEKLVLSNASISGPLPTWLRLMPVISALDLSYNKLTGPLSNLPSVYDGRYEFYGELFLQNNHFSGLIPSRLCRRTYLEILDLSRNRLSGKIPKCLWNLPLMVMLLSSNKLSGVIPSPLGYPSLQWLQLNDNNFSGELPREYGYFVNLTVLDLGENQISGNIPNWIGEKLSLLSALRLHKNNFTGRIPHSLCKSGLQILDLAHNNLTGSIPHCFGELSGMKGKSAVNYMIIYLPLSVYSNMMQVLKGVALNYTSTLKYVTNIDLSSNKLVGEIPEALTTLDALMGLNLCNNHFSRGIPKNIGNMKSLISLDLSANELTGTIPLSIAALNFLSYLNLSHNNLSGQIPTGNQLQTLTDPSMYSDNTYLCGKPLPKECSPHENTTSKNIYKNANEPKKVWFYLDVMSGFATGFWGIIGVLFFKKQWRRKLFMYSEIAMDKIYVAVAVRVLKMKRGRGREAA; the protein is encoded by the coding sequence ATGGGGAATACCCGTTGGGGTTTGGGAATCCGTCTCGTTTTCATTATATGTGTTTTTTCAATGACAGCGTCACAAAAATGGTTGGGTGGTGGAAATCAAACAGCACCTTCTTGTTCTATTCAAGAGAGACTAGCTCTTCTCAAGTTCAAACGCAGCATCAAAGATGACCACGGAATGCTTTCATCATGGGGGGTTGGCAATGACTGTTGTAGCTGGGAAAGAGTCGGCTGTGATGATGCCACCGGAAGGGTTGTCAGCCTTCAACTCAGAAGTAATGTAAAGGAAGACTACTACCTAATTGATCGACCATACGCGTTGGGTTCGAAAGACTATTACTATGGTGATAGGGACTACTACTTAGAAGGTGATGAGCTGAACACTTGTTTGACAGAGTTGGTGAATCTAAAACATCTAGACTTGAGCGGGAATGATTTTCAACAAAGCCAAATTCCAGAGTTCATCGGATCCTTTAGACAGCTAAGGTATCTCAATCTCTCTGATGCAGGTTTCACCGGTAATATCCCTCATCAAATTGGAAACCTTTCCAATTTGAAGGTTCTTGATCTCGGTACACCACAAGAATACCTGCTGTCACATGATATGTCATGGATTTCTGGCCTTCCAAAACTCGAGCATCTTGACTTGAGTGGAGTGGATCTTAGTAGAACACAAAACCTCGACAACTTACTTTACATGATTCCTTCATTATTGAAAGTAAGTTTGTCCAGGTGTGGACTATCTGTGGCTCATCTTGGATCTCATCATCTTAATACCAGTAGAGATCTTGCTAGCATGAGACACCTGGATCTTAGTGAAAATGGTTTCAGAGGACAACTCCCTAGCTTATTTCTGAACATGACATCCCTAGCGTTCCTTGATCTTTCGGAGAATGATGTTAGTATGGCATGGAGCTTTGGAAACTTGTTGAACATGATACCTTCTCTATTAGAGCTGCGTTTATCACGTTGTGGGCTCCAAAAGGTCAATCTTTCTCTCGCTAATCTTAATTTCAGTACACATTCTAACATGCAACACCTCGATCTTAGCCATAATGAAATTGAAGGTGGATTTCCATCTGTTTTAGCAAACATGAGTTCTCTGATGTCTCTTGACCTTTCGGAGAACATTTTGAATTCATCAATTCCTGTCATGCCTAACCTTCTTAAGCTCGATATTTCTGGAAATGAATTTAGGCAGATTGAGGATGTTGGAATCTGGAGACAGTGTCACCTCAAGGAATTGATTGTTTCATACAATCATCTTGAAGGAGAAATGGTTGGCCCATTAACTAATGCATCCAAGTGCTCTCAATACGCATTGGAGATTCTGTATTTAGATATGTGTGGATTAAAGTGTTCAATTCCAGAATCTCTCGGAAGATTGACCAATTTAAGAAGCTTAGATCTATCTTCAAATGCACTCACAGGTGCAATCCCTGAAGCTCTGAGAAATTTAAGATCATTACAAGAATTATATCTATCTGCTAATCAATTGATCAGCCCTATCCCAAATTTCCATAGCCAACTCACCAAACTTCGACTTAATCATAATCAGTTGAATGGTTCTATTCCGGAATCATTGGGAAGACTAACAGCCTTAACAGAAATATTTTTGAACTCAAACCGTTTTACAGGCCCTATCCCAGTATTTCTAGGAAGACTCACTTCATTAAGAGTGTTTTCACTATCTTCAAATTTGTTAAACGGGACCATTCCAAATTCAATTGGGAAACTCACCAAACTCAATGTGTTAGATGTCTCTAACAACTTTATACAAGGAGTGGTTTCGGAAGACCATTTTGCTAACCTCTCGTTGTTAAAGTATTTAGATGCAACTTCTAATAATAAATTGCTTTTCAATATCTCACATGAGTGGATACCTCCATTCCAATTAAAACTCATTCGACTTGGTTCTTGCAAGATTGGAGATAACTTTCCACAATGGATTCGAACTCAAAAGAATCTTGAGAAGTTAGTGCTGTCGAATGCTAGCATATCCGGACCTCTTCCCACATGGTTGCGCCTCATGCCCGTTATAAGTGCCTTAGATCTCTCTTACAATAAACTCACTGGTCCTTTGTCTAACCTTCCTTCTGTATATGACGGTAGATATGAATTTTATGGAGAATTATTTTTGCAAAATAACCATTTTAGCGGGTTGATTCCAAGTCGATTGTGCAGAAGAACATATCTGGAaattcttgatctttctagaaATAGGTTGTCTGGGAAAATTCCCAAGTGCCTATGGAATCTACCCTTGATGGTGATGCTACTTAGTTCAAATAAGTTATCTGGTGTCATACCGAGTCCTTTAGGCTATCCATCCTTGCAATGGTTACAACTGAATGACAATAACTTCAGTGGAGAGCTTCCACGAGAGTATGGGTATTTTGTAAATTTAACAGTCTTGGATTTGGGTGAGAACCAAATCTCAGGAAACATACCGAACTGGATCGGAGAAAAACTGAGTTTGTTAAGTGCTCTAAGATTGCATAAGAATAATTTCACTGGACGAATTCCCCACTCTTTGTGCAAATCCGGACTGCAAATTCTAGATCTGGCACACAACAACTTAACAGGATCAATCCCTCATTGTTTTGGAGAGTTGAGTGGCATGAAAGGGAAATCTGCTGTCAACTATATGATTATTTATTTGCCTTTGTCTGTTTATAGTAATATGATGCAAGTCCTCAAAGGCGTTGCACTTAACTATACAAGCACCTTGAAATACGTCACAAACATAGATCTTTCGAGCAATAAACTTGTTGGAGAAATACCTGAAGCGCTAACCACACTTGATGCATTGATGGGTCTCAATTTGTGTAATAATCATTTTAGCAGGGGTATTCCAAAAAACATTGGGAACATGAAGTCGTTAATTTCTCTCGATTTGTCAGCAAATGAGTTGACTGGGACGATTCCTCTGAGCATAGCAGCTTTAAATTTCCTGAGTTACTTGAATTTGTCGCACAACAACTTGTCAGGACAAATTCCAACGGGAAATCAGTTACAGACGCTTACAGATCCATCAATGTATTCTGATAACACGTATCTCTGTGGTAAACCACTGCCAAAGGAATGCTCTCCTCATGAAAACACGACAAGCAAGAACATATACAAAAATGCTAATGAGCCAAAGAAGGTATGGTTTTACTTGGACGTAATGAGTGGCTTTGCAACGGGTTTTTGGGGTATTATTGGAGTGTTGTTTTTCAAGAAACAATGGAGGCGTAAACTTTTCATGTATTCTGAGATAGCAATGGACAAGATATATGTTGCAGTCGCGGTTAGAGTTTTGAAGATGaaaagaggaagaggaagggagGCTGCATAG